From Funiculus sociatus GB2-C1, the proteins below share one genomic window:
- a CDS encoding septal ring lytic transglycosylase RlpA family protein: protein MNQRFFSGIFAALLTTIGMTTSSYAQSAKRFDQVSESNVPQKQQTSKNASRQPATSNRVQPPEVIKVGEYQSQVRMACLATRPCNNSVGVATLLDRVVVAKILPHQVRGYKAATLYVRSIPVLTFLGSRVTPAQDTKMGEILSSAGGFPKQMSSDASNQNDPVARATTVAAKLNQLSLENVDASAIAVSWNSDKGSYVIKVNGEKLVEVNGKTILPDTTRNPAVDALQATNRLRRLMGNAPPLREIAGLSKRPQRIAYNPRANRAAAPTNRRLTTRPVMGQSSGMASWYGYGFHGLRSASGERFNQNAMTAAHRTLPFGTQVRVTNRNNGRSVIVRINDRGPFIRGRIIDVSAGAAKILGMTSSGVAPVQLEILGRPQTVAVDEN, encoded by the coding sequence ATGAATCAAAGATTTTTTAGCGGAATATTTGCAGCCCTGTTAACGACGATTGGGATGACTACATCCAGTTATGCCCAGTCAGCTAAAAGGTTTGACCAAGTTTCCGAGTCCAATGTTCCTCAGAAGCAGCAGACAAGTAAAAACGCCTCTCGGCAACCTGCAACTTCCAATCGGGTACAGCCGCCGGAAGTTATCAAGGTGGGAGAATATCAATCCCAAGTCAGAATGGCTTGCCTTGCAACACGCCCTTGCAATAATTCTGTAGGTGTGGCGACCCTGTTGGATCGAGTAGTCGTAGCTAAAATTCTTCCCCATCAAGTACGAGGGTATAAAGCCGCGACGCTTTACGTCCGTAGTATCCCAGTCCTGACCTTTCTGGGTTCCCGCGTGACTCCCGCACAAGACACCAAGATGGGAGAAATTTTAAGCAGTGCGGGCGGTTTTCCAAAACAGATGTCATCGGATGCCAGTAATCAAAACGATCCGGTAGCCCGTGCCACAACCGTTGCTGCTAAGCTGAATCAGTTGAGTTTAGAAAACGTAGATGCAAGTGCGATCGCTGTCAGTTGGAATAGCGACAAGGGCAGCTATGTCATTAAAGTAAACGGCGAGAAACTGGTCGAAGTTAACGGAAAAACAATATTGCCAGATACAACTCGCAACCCTGCTGTAGATGCCCTACAAGCAACCAATCGACTCCGCCGCCTGATGGGTAATGCACCACCACTGAGGGAAATCGCCGGATTATCCAAACGGCCCCAGAGGATTGCTTACAACCCTAGAGCTAATAGAGCCGCCGCACCAACAAACAGACGGCTCACCACCAGACCAGTCATGGGCCAGAGTAGCGGGATGGCATCCTGGTATGGTTATGGATTCCACGGCTTGCGGAGTGCCAGTGGTGAAAGATTCAATCAGAATGCGATGACAGCTGCCCACCGTACCTTGCCTTTTGGGACGCAAGTGCGCGTGACCAACAGGAACAACGGGCGTTCTGTAATCGTGCGAATTAATGATCGTGGGCCTTTTATCCGGGGTCGGATAATTGATGTGTCCGCGGGTGCTGCTAAAATTTTGGGAATGACGAGCAGTGGGGTAGCACCAGTGCAGCTAGAAATTCTAGGTCGTCCGCAGACAGTAGCAGTTGACGAAAACTAG